From a single Flavobacterium sp. genomic region:
- a CDS encoding DUF1579 domain-containing protein yields MKNLSLSLLIIGLTFVSCKKEEGQKPAETITNEEVTTETKPDSATVAKAWADYATPSKGHEILAKDTGTWDAELTFWSPDNPQEMKSTATVTYKMIMGGKYQEGTYSGDMFGMPFEGKGTVAFDNATEEFVSTWIDNMGTGMMVTRGKYDEATKTSTFHGEMVDPVTKKAKNVKEVITYIDDNNQKMEMFDVLEDGKEFKSMQVVSKRKI; encoded by the coding sequence ATGAAAAATCTCTCTTTATCTCTTTTAATCATTGGTTTAACATTTGTTTCTTGCAAAAAAGAAGAAGGGCAAAAACCAGCCGAAACAATAACTAATGAGGAAGTTACTACTGAAACAAAACCTGATTCTGCGACCGTTGCTAAGGCCTGGGCAGATTATGCCACTCCATCAAAAGGGCATGAAATATTAGCTAAAGATACGGGAACTTGGGATGCTGAATTAACGTTTTGGTCGCCAGACAATCCACAAGAAATGAAATCTACAGCTACCGTAACCTACAAAATGATTATGGGTGGTAAATATCAAGAAGGAACTTATTCTGGAGATATGTTTGGAATGCCATTTGAAGGAAAAGGAACGGTTGCTTTTGATAATGCAACTGAAGAATTTGTATCAACTTGGATTGACAATATGGGAACTGGAATGATGGTTACTCGCGGAAAATATGATGAAGCAACAAAAACATCTACTTTTCATGGAGAAATGGTAGACCCAGTAACTAAAAAGGCTAAAAATGTAAAAGAAGTTATTACCTATATTGACGATAACAACCAAAAAATGGAAATGTTTGATGTTTTGGAAGATGGCAAAGAATTCAAATCAATGCAAGTAGTTTCGAAACGCAAAATATAG
- the mnmE gene encoding tRNA uridine-5-carboxymethylaminomethyl(34) synthesis GTPase MnmE — MISQETIVALATPSGAGAIAIIRLSGKDAITIAADVFQSVSGKDITKQKTHTIHLGHIVDNGKVYDQVLLSIFKGPNSYTGENVIEISCHGSTFIQQQIIQLLLRRGAKMAQAGEFTLRAFLNGKLDLSQAEAVADLIASDNEASHQIAMQQMRGGFSNEIAKLREELLNFASLIELELDFAEEDVEFADRTQFYELLERIEFVLKRLIDSFAVGNVIKNGIPVAIVGEPNVGKSTLLNALLNEERAIVSDIAGTTRDTIEDELVINGIGFRFIDTAGIRETQDHVESIGIQKTFEKIEQAQVVMFLVDSTELTMESLELLKVEVEKIRNKYPQKALLTIFNKKDKLEERLLQNLESQIENSIFISAKQKVGIEELKNELMSFVNTGALRNNETIVTNTRHYDSLLKALEEIQKVKWGLNSGLSSDLMAIDIRSALYLFGEITGEVTNDELLGNIFANFCIGK; from the coding sequence ATGATTTCACAAGAAACTATAGTTGCATTAGCTACACCGTCTGGAGCGGGTGCGATTGCTATTATTCGATTATCTGGTAAAGATGCTATTACGATAGCGGCTGACGTATTTCAATCGGTTTCTGGAAAAGATATTACAAAACAGAAGACGCATACGATTCATTTAGGACATATAGTCGATAATGGCAAAGTATATGATCAAGTACTGCTTTCTATTTTTAAAGGACCTAATTCGTATACTGGAGAAAATGTGATTGAAATTTCGTGTCATGGTTCTACTTTTATCCAACAACAAATTATTCAATTATTGCTTCGTAGAGGAGCTAAAATGGCGCAAGCTGGTGAATTTACGTTACGCGCTTTTTTAAACGGTAAATTAGACTTATCACAAGCGGAAGCTGTAGCAGATTTAATTGCTTCAGATAATGAAGCGAGTCACCAAATCGCTATGCAACAAATGCGCGGTGGTTTTAGTAACGAGATTGCCAAACTTCGTGAAGAATTATTAAATTTTGCTTCCCTAATCGAACTCGAACTTGACTTTGCCGAAGAAGATGTTGAATTTGCCGATAGAACGCAATTTTATGAATTGTTAGAACGCATTGAGTTTGTTTTAAAACGACTAATTGATTCGTTTGCGGTTGGGAATGTAATTAAAAACGGTATTCCTGTAGCAATTGTAGGCGAACCGAATGTTGGAAAATCGACTTTATTGAATGCTTTATTAAATGAAGAACGCGCCATTGTTTCCGATATTGCAGGAACAACTCGTGATACGATTGAAGATGAATTGGTTATCAATGGCATTGGTTTCCGATTTATTGATACGGCAGGAATTCGTGAAACACAAGACCATGTAGAAAGTATCGGGATTCAAAAGACTTTTGAGAAGATTGAGCAAGCGCAAGTTGTAATGTTCCTTGTTGACAGCACAGAATTAACAATGGAAAGCTTAGAACTTTTAAAAGTGGAAGTTGAAAAAATTAGAAACAAATACCCACAAAAAGCTTTACTTACAATATTTAATAAAAAAGACAAACTAGAAGAGCGTTTACTTCAAAATCTAGAATCACAAATTGAGAATTCAATTTTCATTTCTGCAAAACAAAAAGTAGGTATTGAAGAGTTAAAAAATGAATTGATGTCCTTTGTAAACACAGGTGCATTACGTAATAACGAAACCATTGTAACCAACACGCGTCATTACGATTCTTTATTAAAAGCTTTAGAGGAAATTCAGAAAGTGAAATGGGGCTTAAACTCAGGACTTTCTTCTGATTTGATGGCGATTGATATTCGAAGTGCATTGTATTTATTTGGCGAAATTACTGGAGAAGTTACAAATGATGAATTATTGGGGAATATTTTTGCGAATTTCTGTATCGGAAAGTAG
- the dnaN gene encoding DNA polymerase III subunit beta: MKFIVSSSYLLKQLQVLGSVINSSNTLPILDNFLFELDNNQLKVSASDLETTMTATLEIDSTSQGSVAIPAKLLLDILKTFPEQPLTFTVEDNSTVEISSNSGKYAIAYAPGEEFPKAVVLDDPSKTLVPAEVLATAVSKTIFAAGNDDLRPVMSGVFFQFSPEGLIFVATDAHKLVKYARTDVKASQVADFIMPKKPLNILKGILGASDAEVSIEYNDSNATFSFENYVLTCRLIDGKYPNYEAVIPKENPNKLLINRVQFLNSVRRVAIFANKTTHQIRLKIAGTELNISAEDIDYSNKADERLTCDYQGDDMQIGFNSRFLTEMLNNLSSDEIQLEMSMPNRAGILTPVDGLDEGETVTMLVMPVMLSN, encoded by the coding sequence ATGAAGTTTATAGTATCGAGTTCGTATTTATTAAAACAATTACAAGTATTAGGTAGTGTTATCAACAGTAGTAACACCTTGCCTATCCTTGATAATTTCCTTTTTGAATTAGACAACAACCAATTAAAAGTTTCAGCTTCTGATTTAGAAACTACCATGACAGCTACTTTAGAAATTGATTCTACAAGTCAAGGAAGTGTTGCTATTCCAGCGAAGCTTTTATTAGATATCTTAAAAACATTTCCAGAACAACCGTTAACTTTCACCGTAGAAGACAATTCAACTGTAGAAATTAGCTCGAACTCTGGAAAATATGCAATTGCATACGCTCCAGGAGAAGAATTTCCTAAAGCAGTAGTATTAGATGATCCTTCCAAAACATTAGTTCCTGCAGAAGTATTAGCAACTGCAGTAAGTAAAACAATTTTTGCAGCTGGAAACGATGATTTACGCCCTGTAATGAGTGGTGTTTTCTTCCAATTTTCACCAGAAGGATTAATTTTCGTAGCAACTGACGCTCACAAATTAGTAAAATACGCGCGCACCGATGTAAAAGCATCGCAAGTTGCTGATTTTATTATGCCAAAGAAACCTTTAAACATTTTAAAAGGAATTTTAGGCGCTTCTGACGCTGAAGTTTCAATCGAATATAACGATTCAAATGCAACATTTTCTTTCGAGAATTATGTATTGACTTGTCGTTTAATCGATGGAAAATATCCAAACTACGAAGCGGTTATTCCAAAAGAAAATCCAAACAAATTATTAATCAACAGAGTTCAGTTTTTAAACTCGGTTCGTCGTGTGGCTATTTTTGCTAACAAAACTACGCACCAAATTCGTTTAAAAATTGCTGGAACTGAGTTGAATATTTCGGCTGAAGATATCGATTATTCAAACAAAGCAGATGAGCGTTTGACTTGTGATTACCAAGGAGACGACATGCAAATCGGTTTCAACTCGCGTTTCTTAACAGAAATGTTGAATAATTTATCAAGTGATGAAATCCAATTAGAAATGTCGATGCCAAACCGTGCTGGAATTTTAACTCCAGTAGACGGCTTAGACGAAGGCGAAACAGTTACAATGCTTGTAATGCCAGTAATGTTAAGCAACTAA
- the gldG gene encoding gliding motility-associated ABC transporter substrate-binding protein GldG, with translation MKENKSQALKQLGIVILAIIVINLISNFFFKRFDLTQDKRYTLSETTLNIIKDVESPLYIEVYLEGNFPPEFKRLQNETKQLLEEFTAYNSNIIFNFKNPIEKEETRVEKMKEFYAKGMQPLSITVEDKGKQSQEVVFPWAQATYGDKFTKIALLKNLMGASTEQKVISSVQHLEFGFAEAINKVSKEKQKKIAVIKGNGELIEPFMADFLKTVKESYYIGPFTLDSVAKQPTQTLEALKKYDLAVIAKPTEAFTEEEKQVLDQYIMNGGKTLWLVDVISADMDSLYNETGTILAAQRELNLTDMFFKYGIRMNPLLIKDEYATPIKLATGNQGSETQMQEYTWKFAPFIYPTSTNPIVKNMEGIKFEFASPIEILKNDIKKTVLLSSSEYSKTIGTPSPISLDMVTEETTPEEYEGKGLLPVAVLMEGKFKSAYQNRILPFKDNSFQATGKENKMIVISDGDVVKNQMDKGVPLELGFDKWTNQLYGNKEFLMNCVNYLLDDNGLINIRSKDVDLPLLNKEEVYKNYTAAQLITVGLPIVILAIFGFLFTFLRKRKYSR, from the coding sequence ATGAAAGAGAATAAATCACAAGCTTTAAAGCAATTGGGAATTGTAATTTTAGCCATCATCGTTATCAATTTAATCAGCAACTTCTTTTTCAAACGTTTCGACTTAACACAAGACAAACGCTATACGTTATCGGAAACGACGTTAAACATTATAAAAGATGTAGAAAGTCCGTTATACATTGAAGTGTATTTGGAAGGAAATTTTCCGCCAGAATTCAAGCGTTTACAAAACGAAACCAAACAACTTTTAGAGGAATTTACGGCTTATAATTCGAACATTATTTTCAACTTCAAAAATCCGATTGAGAAAGAGGAAACGCGAGTAGAAAAAATGAAAGAATTTTACGCAAAAGGCATGCAACCACTGAGCATCACAGTGGAAGATAAAGGAAAGCAATCGCAAGAAGTGGTTTTCCCATGGGCGCAAGCAACGTATGGCGATAAATTCACAAAAATAGCTTTGCTTAAAAACTTAATGGGTGCTTCAACCGAGCAAAAAGTAATTAGTTCCGTGCAGCATTTGGAATTTGGTTTTGCGGAAGCTATCAATAAAGTTTCAAAAGAAAAACAAAAGAAAATTGCCGTAATCAAAGGGAATGGTGAGTTAATTGAGCCTTTCATGGCCGATTTCTTAAAAACAGTTAAAGAAAGTTATTATATCGGACCTTTTACATTGGATTCGGTAGCCAAACAACCGACTCAGACATTAGAAGCGCTTAAAAAATACGATTTAGCTGTAATTGCAAAGCCAACCGAAGCTTTTACGGAAGAAGAAAAACAAGTGTTAGACCAGTACATCATGAATGGTGGCAAAACCTTGTGGTTAGTCGATGTAATTTCGGCAGACATGGACAGCTTGTACAACGAAACCGGCACCATTTTAGCAGCCCAACGTGAATTGAACTTAACAGATATGTTCTTCAAATACGGTATTCGAATGAATCCGTTATTGATTAAAGATGAATATGCTACACCTATCAAATTAGCAACCGGTAATCAAGGAAGCGAAACACAAATGCAAGAATACACTTGGAAATTTGCTCCGTTTATCTATCCAACTTCTACCAATCCGATTGTGAAAAATATGGAAGGGATTAAGTTTGAATTTGCTTCCCCAATTGAAATCCTGAAAAATGATATTAAGAAAACCGTTTTATTGAGTTCGTCTGAATATTCGAAAACCATTGGAACGCCAAGTCCAATCTCTTTAGACATGGTTACAGAAGAAACTACTCCTGAAGAATACGAAGGAAAAGGATTGCTTCCAGTGGCAGTTTTAATGGAAGGAAAATTCAAATCTGCTTACCAAAATCGTATATTACCGTTTAAAGATAATTCGTTTCAAGCTACTGGAAAAGAGAATAAGATGATTGTGATTTCAGATGGTGATGTGGTTAAAAATCAAATGGACAAAGGCGTACCATTAGAATTAGGTTTTGATAAGTGGACTAATCAACTGTATGGGAACAAAGAGTTCTTGATGAATTGTGTAAATTACCTTCTAGACGACAACGGACTTATTAACATCCGAAGCAAAGATGTTGATTTACCTCTTTTAAACAAAGAAGAAGTATATAAAAATTACACCGCAGCTCAATTGATAACTGTCGGATTACCAATAGTTATTCTGGCAATCTTTGGATTTTTATTCACTTTCTTGCGTAAAAGAAAATACAGTCGCTAG
- the gldF gene encoding gliding motility-associated ABC transporter permease subunit GldF, whose protein sequence is MKALLLREIKSFFGSPIGYLVIGIFLLLNGLFLWVFEGEFNILNSGFADMSPFFKLAPWILIFLIPAVTMRSFSDEKKQGTIELLFTKPLSNWDIVNGKFFGALILIILAIVPTIIYVLTISHFGNPQGNIDMGSTLGSYFGLLFLIAAYTAIGIFASTLSDNQIVAFIIAVFCCFFFYFGFDGIASFLGNYSSMFAALGMDYHFKSMSRGVLDTRDIVYFVSVTFLFLSATVYQLKSLKW, encoded by the coding sequence ATGAAAGCATTATTATTACGAGAAATAAAATCCTTTTTTGGTTCGCCAATTGGGTATTTAGTCATCGGGATTTTTCTTTTACTCAACGGATTATTTCTTTGGGTTTTTGAAGGCGAATTCAACATATTAAACTCGGGTTTTGCCGATATGAGTCCGTTTTTCAAATTGGCTCCTTGGATTTTAATTTTCTTAATTCCTGCCGTAACCATGCGCAGTTTTTCGGATGAGAAAAAACAAGGAACGATAGAATTGTTGTTTACTAAACCACTTTCTAATTGGGATATTGTAAACGGAAAATTCTTTGGCGCACTAATTTTAATCATTCTAGCCATTGTTCCTACAATTATATATGTATTGACGATTTCGCATTTTGGAAATCCACAAGGCAATATTGATATGGGAAGTACTTTAGGTTCCTATTTCGGATTGTTGTTCTTAATTGCGGCTTATACGGCGATTGGAATTTTTGCTTCTACTTTATCGGATAATCAAATTGTGGCATTTATAATTGCCGTTTTTTGTTGTTTCTTTTTCTATTTCGGATTTGATGGCATTGCATCGTTCCTTGGAAATTACAGTTCAATGTTTGCTGCTTTAGGAATGGATTATCACTTTAAAAGTATGAGTCGCGGTGTATTGGATACGCGTGACATAGTGTATTTTGTGAGTGTGACATTTTTATTTTTGTCGGCAACGGTTTATCAACTTAAATCTTTGAAATGGTAA
- a CDS encoding antibiotic biosynthesis monooxygenase family protein yields MFIRIVKMRFHEDKIEAFLNNFEEVKHHIRNFKGNRFLELYQDKNDPRIFFTYSYWENEEALENYRKSALFYGVWTYTKTLFSDKPEAWSVDRLVTLN; encoded by the coding sequence ATGTTCATAAGAATTGTAAAAATGCGTTTTCACGAAGATAAAATCGAAGCTTTTTTAAATAATTTTGAAGAAGTGAAACACCACATACGAAATTTCAAAGGAAACCGTTTCTTAGAATTATATCAAGACAAAAACGACCCACGTATTTTCTTTACGTATAGTTATTGGGAAAACGAAGAAGCGTTAGAAAACTACAGAAAATCGGCTTTGTTTTATGGCGTTTGGACATACACTAAAACTTTATTTAGCGACAAACCAGAAGCTTGGAGTGTTGATAGATTGGTAACATTAAATTAG
- a CDS encoding SAM-dependent chlorinase/fluorinase codes for MSIITLITDFGHKDYFVGALKGKILSEQKEAVIVDVSHEIDLFNTLEASYCIEAAYSNFPKGTIHIIGVDSERVGDTQHIAMQWDDHYFICADNGILNTLIQKKIPQKIVAITIHDRLNTDVSDMAVFAAVACHISRGGLLNVIGKEIKSLKEVSVLTSSISDDLSEIKGQIVYIDSFGNCVTNISHKQFNETIRGRKFEISIKNKKITRLHRSYSDFPVSDTKQLKDLEGDFLALFNENGYLEIAIYKSNPKTVGSASTLLGLHFRDSISVKFK; via the coding sequence ATGTCAATAATTACGCTAATTACCGATTTTGGACACAAAGACTACTTCGTAGGCGCTTTGAAAGGCAAAATTCTGTCGGAACAAAAAGAAGCGGTTATTGTTGATGTTTCGCACGAAATTGACTTATTCAACACATTAGAAGCAAGTTACTGTATTGAAGCCGCGTATTCTAATTTTCCAAAAGGGACGATTCATATTATTGGAGTTGATAGCGAACGCGTGGGCGATACTCAACATATTGCAATGCAATGGGACGATCATTACTTTATTTGTGCCGATAATGGCATCTTGAACACCTTAATACAAAAGAAAATTCCGCAGAAAATTGTTGCCATAACCATTCACGATCGCTTGAATACCGATGTGAGCGATATGGCTGTTTTTGCAGCTGTGGCTTGTCATATTTCTAGAGGGGGTCTATTAAACGTTATTGGTAAAGAAATTAAATCCTTAAAAGAGGTTAGCGTATTGACTTCTTCGATTTCCGATGACTTATCCGAAATAAAAGGACAAATTGTTTATATCGATTCGTTTGGAAATTGCGTTACTAATATTTCTCACAAACAGTTTAATGAAACGATTCGAGGAAGAAAATTTGAAATTAGTATTAAAAATAAAAAAATAACTCGTTTACACCGAAGCTATTCTGATTTTCCTGTTTCCGACACAAAGCAACTGAAAGATTTAGAAGGCGACTTCTTGGCTTTGTTCAACGAAAATGGGTATTTAGAAATTGCTATTTATAAAAGTAATCCCAAAACGGTGGGCTCAGCCTCTACTTTGTTAGGCTTGCATTTTAGAGATAGTATTTCGGTAAAATTTAAATAA
- a CDS encoding PhoH family protein, whose translation MNERIIELVDIAPKEFWGAQDAHLETIKKYYPKLKIVARGTTLKAYGEPEILDEFENRFRRLMHHFTRYNSIDDNVILRVLETSHQHDAEHMHDRDKILVHGIGGKLIKAITLNQQKLVDTIYKNDMVFAIGPAGTGKTYTGVAMAVKALKEKQVKRIILTRPAVEAGENLGFLPGDMKEKLDPYMQPLYDALRDMLPPQTLEDYILKGIIQIAPLAFMRGRTLDNAFVILDEAQNTTHSQMKMFLTRMGKNAKFMITGDPGQVDLPRRTISGLKEAILVLKDVEGIGIIYLDDKDIVRHRLVKKIIDAYKSIENND comes from the coding sequence TTGAACGAAAGAATCATTGAATTAGTCGACATTGCTCCAAAAGAATTTTGGGGTGCGCAAGATGCTCATCTTGAAACCATTAAGAAGTATTATCCAAAACTTAAAATTGTAGCACGAGGAACTACTCTCAAAGCGTATGGTGAGCCTGAAATCTTGGATGAGTTTGAAAATCGCTTTAGACGATTAATGCATCATTTTACGAGGTATAACAGTATTGATGATAATGTTATCTTGAGAGTTTTAGAAACCAGTCATCAACACGATGCGGAACACATGCACGATCGCGATAAGATTTTAGTGCATGGAATAGGAGGAAAGCTAATCAAAGCAATTACCCTAAACCAACAAAAATTAGTCGATACCATTTATAAAAATGACATGGTATTTGCTATTGGTCCCGCTGGAACAGGAAAAACCTATACTGGTGTGGCTATGGCGGTGAAAGCGTTGAAAGAAAAACAAGTCAAGCGAATTATTTTAACGCGTCCTGCGGTAGAAGCAGGGGAGAATTTAGGGTTTCTTCCAGGTGATATGAAGGAAAAACTAGATCCGTACATGCAACCTTTATATGATGCATTGCGCGATATGTTACCACCACAAACCTTAGAAGATTATATTTTAAAAGGAATCATTCAAATTGCACCGTTGGCTTTTATGCGAGGTCGTACGTTAGATAATGCGTTTGTGATTTTAGATGAAGCGCAAAATACCACGCATTCCCAAATGAAAATGTTCTTAACACGTATGGGAAAAAATGCCAAATTCATGATTACAGGCGACCCAGGTCAGGTAGATTTACCAAGAAGAACCATTTCGGGATTGAAAGAAGCGATTTTGGTTTTGAAAGATGTAGAAGGCATCGGAATTATTTATTTAGATGATAAAGACATCGTCCGTCACAGATTGGTGAAAAAAATTATTGATGCGTATAAGAGTATTGAGAATAATGATTAG
- a CDS encoding phosphoribosylaminoimidazolesuccinocarboxamide synthase, whose protein sequence is MNTITTTNFNFPGQKSVYRGKVREVYNINDDILVMVATDRLSAFDVVLPKGIPYKGQILNQIATKFMELTSDIVPNWLVATPDPNVAVGHLCEPFKVEMVIRGYLSGHAAREYAAGRRILCGVEMPEGLKENDKFPTPIITPTTKADNGSHDEDISREAILANGIVTEEDYLILEKYTRALYQRGTEIAASCGLILVDTKYEFGKTKDGQIVLIDEIHTPDSSRYFYAEGYQERQNNNEEQKQLSKEFVRRWLIENGFQGKEGQQIPNMTDEYIETVSERYIELFENIIGEQFIKADISNINERIEKNVLSYLENR, encoded by the coding sequence ATGAATACAATTACGACTACCAATTTCAATTTTCCAGGTCAAAAATCGGTGTACCGTGGAAAAGTTAGAGAAGTTTACAATATCAACGATGACATATTAGTGATGGTCGCTACCGACCGTCTTTCGGCATTTGATGTGGTTTTGCCAAAAGGAATTCCTTACAAAGGACAAATTCTAAATCAAATTGCGACGAAGTTCATGGAATTAACGTCTGATATTGTACCAAATTGGTTAGTAGCAACTCCAGATCCAAACGTGGCGGTAGGACATTTATGTGAGCCGTTTAAAGTGGAAATGGTCATTCGTGGATATTTATCAGGACATGCAGCGCGTGAATATGCAGCAGGAAGAAGAATTCTTTGCGGTGTGGAAATGCCAGAAGGTTTAAAAGAAAACGATAAATTCCCAACACCAATCATCACGCCTACAACCAAAGCAGATAACGGTTCGCACGATGAAGATATTTCGCGCGAAGCTATTTTAGCTAACGGAATTGTTACCGAAGAAGATTACCTGATTTTAGAAAAATACACCAGAGCTTTATACCAAAGAGGAACTGAAATTGCAGCGTCTTGCGGTTTAATTTTAGTGGATACAAAATACGAATTCGGGAAAACAAAAGACGGACAAATCGTATTAATCGACGAAATCCACACTCCTGATTCTTCTCGTTATTTCTACGCAGAAGGTTACCAAGAAAGACAAAACAACAACGAAGAACAAAAACAATTGTCAAAAGAGTTCGTGCGTCGTTGGTTAATTGAAAACGGTTTCCAAGGAAAAGAAGGACAACAAATTCCAAACATGACCGACGAATATATCGAAACGGTTTCGGAACGTTACATTGAGTTATTCGAAAACATCATTGGAGAGCAATTCATAAAAGCGGATATTTCCAACATCAATGAAAGAATTGAGAAAAACGTTTTGAGTTATTTAGAGAATAGATAA
- a CDS encoding NUMOD1 domain-containing DNA-binding protein — MNYLKVYYDLMKSRQRMSRNCYLEKHHIVPKSIFGKGYMDESSLKDVEDKNNIVSLTGREHFVAHWLLHRAFPGVRNFSAAFHAMASMTNKYHKRYTPSSRAIEEARIANADTMKLPVAMYSSEGVLIKTFDTTESAANEVGSSVHNISAACNVENNVNNIKGFQWRRYDKIPLSSIEPYINQNSENSLSVHEYDLKGNYIRSYNSIREAASKGVNRSSLKLEFRNKPIFSKNNWYIVSSSEPEISIKIKKTNTQKRKVLQINPLNGEIIKIWNSTREPQRILGVSNVNSVCNGKRKTMGGFIWKYADENLILNLNDHKPKLTKAKEIEVILNGVSFGIFMSLRKAEEKTGISRIKLSEAMKLGKKGKNGIQVLKK, encoded by the coding sequence ATGAATTATTTAAAAGTATATTATGATTTAATGAAATCTAGACAAAGGATGTCCAGAAATTGTTATTTGGAAAAACATCATATTGTTCCAAAAAGCATTTTTGGAAAAGGCTATATGGACGAAAGTTCACTCAAAGATGTTGAAGATAAAAACAATATTGTAAGCTTAACAGGCAGAGAACATTTTGTGGCACATTGGTTACTTCATAGGGCATTTCCAGGAGTTAGAAATTTTTCTGCAGCTTTCCATGCAATGGCCTCAATGACAAATAAATATCACAAAAGATATACTCCAAGTTCAAGAGCTATAGAAGAAGCAAGAATTGCTAATGCAGATACCATGAAACTTCCAGTAGCAATGTATTCTTCAGAAGGAGTATTAATAAAAACTTTTGATACAACAGAAAGTGCAGCTAATGAAGTTGGATCTTCTGTCCATAACATATCTGCTGCTTGTAATGTTGAAAACAATGTAAATAATATTAAAGGGTTTCAATGGAGAAGATATGATAAAATTCCATTATCAAGTATTGAACCTTATATTAATCAAAACAGTGAAAATAGTTTATCTGTTCACGAATATGACTTAAAAGGCAATTACATTAGATCTTATAATTCGATTAGAGAAGCTGCTTCAAAAGGTGTAAATAGATCATCTTTAAAATTAGAATTTAGAAACAAACCTATTTTTTCAAAAAATAATTGGTACATTGTAAGTTCTTCTGAACCTGAAATTTCAATTAAAATAAAAAAAACTAATACCCAAAAAAGAAAAGTATTACAAATAAATCCTTTAAATGGAGAAATAATTAAAATATGGAATTCAACACGTGAACCACAAAGAATTTTAGGTGTAAGCAACGTTAATTCTGTTTGTAATGGAAAACGTAAAACAATGGGAGGTTTTATTTGGAAATATGCAGACGAAAATCTCATATTAAACCTTAACGATCATAAACCAAAATTAACAAAAGCAAAAGAAATTGAGGTAATATTAAATGGTGTTAGTTTTGGAATTTTTATGTCTTTAAGAAAAGCTGAAGAAAAAACAGGTATTTCTAGAATTAAGTTATCTGAAGCAATGAAGTTAGGAAAAAAAGGCAAAAATGGAATTCAAGTATTAAAAAAATAA